Proteins encoded within one genomic window of Brachybacterium sp. P6-10-X1:
- a CDS encoding carbohydrate ABC transporter permease, giving the protein MRSKTAPWILLAPFLVIFIGTMIVPIIMAIGYSFSSVERSGLLGEGGVTNSFAGFENYIKALSNANFVESIGRMVLFGAVQVTVMIVAATILALLLESASAKWPGFFRATYFLPYGIPGVIATILWSFLYIPGLSPIVDVLGWVGLEIDFLGPNMVLWSIANIVTWTYTGYNMLIIIAQLKAIPGELYEAAKIDGASGFRVAMAIQLPLIRPALLLTVIFSIIGTLQLFAEPRLMQTMSAGITSEYTPNMSAYAFAFQYNDIGMAAAQAVIIAVSAFLLSAVALGVSSWTEKRR; this is encoded by the coding sequence ATGAGGTCCAAGACAGCACCCTGGATCCTGCTCGCCCCGTTCCTGGTGATCTTCATCGGCACCATGATCGTGCCGATCATCATGGCGATCGGGTACTCATTCAGCTCCGTGGAGCGCTCCGGCCTGCTCGGCGAGGGCGGTGTCACCAACAGCTTCGCCGGATTCGAGAACTACATCAAGGCCCTGTCGAACGCGAACTTCGTCGAGTCGATCGGCCGCATGGTCCTGTTCGGCGCCGTGCAGGTGACCGTGATGATCGTGGCCGCCACGATCCTCGCGCTGCTGCTGGAGAGCGCCAGCGCCAAGTGGCCGGGCTTCTTCCGGGCCACCTACTTCCTGCCCTACGGGATCCCCGGCGTGATCGCCACGATCCTGTGGTCGTTCCTGTACATCCCGGGGCTGAGCCCGATCGTGGACGTGCTGGGCTGGGTGGGTCTGGAGATCGACTTCCTCGGCCCCAACATGGTGCTGTGGTCGATCGCGAACATCGTGACCTGGACGTACACCGGCTACAACATGCTCATCATCATCGCGCAGCTCAAGGCGATCCCCGGTGAGCTCTACGAGGCCGCGAAGATCGACGGCGCCAGCGGCTTCCGGGTGGCGATGGCGATCCAGTTGCCGCTGATCCGGCCCGCCCTGCTGCTGACGGTCATCTTCTCGATCATCGGCACCCTGCAGCTGTTCGCCGAGCCGCGACTGATGCAGACCATGAGCGCCGGGATCACCTCGGAGTACACCCCGAACATGTCCGCCTACGCCTTCGCGTTCCAGTACAACGACATCGGCATGGCGGCCGCGCAGGCCGTGATCATCGCGGTCTCCGCGTTCCTCCTCTCGGCGGTCGCGCTGGGAGTCTCCTCCTGGACGGAGAAGCGTCGATGA
- a CDS encoding carbohydrate ABC transporter permease translates to MTTSNTTRDSETAAAERRQASAAKRAGRETRAGARDAGRKPTTTILITTILVLVAFYFLIPVYWVVINATKSTEDLFGTSGFWFGNGFQLWENVKAVFAANGGIFPRWALNSVLYAGVGSVLATYFATAAGYALAKYRFPGRRFVYVLVLGGVLVPGTAVALPLFFLFSSIGITNTYWAVLIPSLVSPFGLFLASIYASAAVPDELLEAGRIDGVGEIGLFHRLALPQLTPAIVTIVLFQFVAIWNNYMLPLVMLADERLYPITLGLDNWRAQTDRLPEFYQLTTTGALLSVIPLAILILVLQRFWRGGLTEGSIKG, encoded by the coding sequence ATGACCACCTCGAACACCACACGCGACAGCGAGACCGCCGCTGCCGAGCGCCGTCAGGCCTCCGCCGCCAAGCGGGCCGGGCGCGAGACCCGCGCCGGGGCCCGTGACGCGGGGCGCAAGCCCACGACGACCATCCTGATCACCACGATCCTCGTGCTCGTGGCGTTCTACTTCCTGATCCCCGTCTACTGGGTGGTCATCAACGCCACGAAGTCGACCGAGGACCTGTTCGGCACCAGCGGATTCTGGTTCGGGAACGGCTTCCAGCTGTGGGAGAACGTCAAGGCCGTGTTCGCGGCCAACGGCGGCATCTTCCCGCGCTGGGCGCTGAACTCCGTGCTCTACGCCGGGGTCGGCTCCGTGCTGGCCACCTACTTCGCGACCGCCGCGGGGTACGCCCTGGCCAAGTACCGCTTCCCGGGACGCCGCTTCGTGTACGTGCTGGTCCTGGGTGGCGTGCTGGTGCCCGGCACCGCCGTCGCGCTGCCGCTGTTCTTCCTGTTCAGCTCGATCGGGATCACCAACACCTACTGGGCGGTGCTGATCCCGTCGCTGGTCAGTCCGTTCGGGTTGTTCCTGGCCTCGATCTACGCCAGCGCCGCGGTGCCCGACGAGCTGCTCGAGGCCGGCCGGATCGACGGCGTGGGAGAGATCGGGCTGTTCCACCGCCTCGCGCTGCCGCAGCTGACCCCGGCCATCGTGACCATCGTGCTGTTCCAGTTCGTCGCGATCTGGAACAACTACATGCTCCCGCTGGTGATGCTGGCCGACGAGAGGCTCTACCCGATCACCCTGGGACTGGACAACTGGAGGGCGCAGACCGACCGGCTGCCGGAGTTCTACCAGCTGACCACCACCGGCGCGCTGCTGTCGGTGATCCCGCTGGCGATCCTCATCCTGGTGCTGCAGCGCTTCTGGCGCGGCGGCCTCACCGAGGGCTCCATCAAGGGCTGA